One window of Burkholderia vietnamiensis LMG 10929 genomic DNA carries:
- a CDS encoding acetyl-CoA C-acetyltransferase: protein MTDVVIVSAARTAVGKFGGSLAKVAAPELGATVIRAVLERAGVQPDQVSEVIMGQVLAAGSGQNPARQSLIKAGLPTAVPGMTINKVCGSGLKAVMLAANAIAAGDAEIVIAGGQENMSAAPHVLPGSRDGFRMGDAKLVDTMIVDGLWDVYNQYHMGITAENVAKEYGITREEQDAFAALSQNKAEAAQKAGRFADEIVPVSIPQRKGEPLQFATDEFVRHGVTAESLAGLKPAFAKDGSVTAANASGLNDGAAAVLVMSARKAQSLGLTPLARIKAYANAGVDPSVMGMGPVPASRRCLERAGWTPGDLDLMEINEAFAAQALAVHKQMGWDTSKVNVNGGAIAIGHPIGASGCRILVTLLHEMVKRDAKRGLASLCIGGGMGVALAVERA from the coding sequence ATGACGGACGTAGTGATCGTATCGGCCGCGCGGACCGCGGTCGGCAAATTCGGTGGTTCGCTCGCGAAGGTTGCGGCACCGGAGTTGGGCGCGACGGTGATTCGCGCGGTGCTGGAGCGCGCAGGCGTGCAGCCCGATCAAGTGAGCGAAGTGATCATGGGCCAGGTGCTGGCGGCGGGCTCGGGGCAGAACCCGGCGCGTCAGTCGCTGATCAAGGCCGGGCTGCCGACGGCGGTGCCGGGCATGACGATCAACAAGGTGTGCGGCTCGGGCCTGAAGGCGGTGATGCTGGCGGCGAACGCGATCGCGGCGGGCGACGCGGAGATCGTGATCGCGGGCGGCCAGGAGAACATGAGCGCGGCGCCGCACGTGCTGCCGGGCTCGCGCGACGGGTTCCGGATGGGCGATGCGAAGCTGGTCGACACGATGATCGTCGACGGGCTGTGGGACGTGTACAACCAGTACCACATGGGCATCACGGCGGAGAACGTCGCGAAGGAATACGGGATCACGCGCGAAGAGCAGGACGCGTTCGCGGCGCTGTCGCAGAACAAGGCGGAAGCCGCGCAGAAGGCCGGCCGCTTCGCCGACGAAATCGTGCCGGTGTCGATTCCGCAGCGCAAGGGCGAGCCGCTGCAGTTCGCGACCGACGAGTTCGTGCGTCACGGCGTGACGGCGGAATCGTTGGCGGGGCTGAAGCCGGCGTTCGCGAAGGACGGCTCGGTGACGGCGGCGAACGCGTCGGGGCTGAACGACGGCGCGGCGGCGGTGCTGGTGATGTCGGCGCGGAAGGCGCAGTCGCTGGGCCTCACGCCGCTGGCGCGCATCAAGGCGTACGCGAACGCGGGCGTGGATCCGAGCGTGATGGGCATGGGGCCGGTGCCGGCGTCGCGGCGCTGCCTGGAGCGCGCGGGCTGGACGCCGGGCGATCTGGACCTGATGGAAATCAACGAGGCGTTCGCGGCGCAGGCGCTGGCGGTGCACAAGCAGATGGGCTGGGACACGTCGAAGGTGAACGTGAACGGCGGCGCGATCGCGATCGGTCACCCGATCGGCGCCTCGGGCTGCCGGATTCTGGTGACGCTGCTGCACGAGATGGTCAAGCGCGATGCGAAGCGCGGGCTGGCGTCGCTGTGCATCGGCGGCGGGATGGGCGTGGCGCTCGCGGTGGAGCGCGCGTAA
- a CDS encoding sugar kinase, which produces MSAAVPEILAFGEAMIEFNQSQPGRPEFLQGFGGDTSNFCIAAARQGASTGFVSAIGDDPFGRLLAGMWADEHVDTRYVRVDRSAPTGVYFVTHGPDGHQFDYLRAGSAASRYTAADLPLDALAAAKAVHLSGISVAISTAACDAAFAAIVHARSNGALVSFDTNLRLKLWPLARARAVIREALCHTDICLPSWDDVAALTGANDRDAIVDAMLELGPQIVALKLGREGAYVATPGERRVVPGFAVEAVDATGAGDCFGGAFVARIVAGDDPFAAARYANAAAALSTTGYGAVAPIPHRDAVERLLRG; this is translated from the coding sequence ATGAGCGCCGCGGTTCCGGAGATACTCGCGTTCGGCGAAGCGATGATCGAATTCAATCAGTCGCAGCCGGGCCGTCCGGAATTCCTGCAGGGTTTCGGCGGCGACACGTCGAACTTCTGCATCGCCGCGGCGCGCCAGGGCGCGTCGACCGGCTTCGTGTCGGCGATCGGCGACGATCCGTTCGGCCGCCTGCTGGCCGGGATGTGGGCAGACGAGCACGTCGACACGCGCTACGTGCGCGTCGACCGCAGCGCGCCCACCGGCGTCTACTTCGTCACGCATGGGCCTGACGGCCATCAGTTCGATTACCTGCGCGCGGGCTCCGCGGCGAGCCGCTATACGGCGGCCGACCTGCCGCTCGATGCGCTGGCCGCCGCGAAGGCCGTGCACCTGTCGGGCATCAGCGTGGCGATCAGCACGGCCGCATGCGATGCGGCGTTCGCGGCGATCGTCCACGCGCGCAGCAACGGCGCGCTGGTCAGCTTCGACACGAACCTGCGCCTGAAGCTGTGGCCGCTGGCGCGCGCCCGCGCGGTGATCCGCGAAGCGCTGTGCCACACCGACATCTGCCTGCCGAGCTGGGACGACGTCGCCGCGCTCACCGGCGCGAACGATCGCGACGCGATCGTCGACGCGATGCTCGAACTCGGGCCGCAGATCGTCGCGCTGAAGCTCGGCCGCGAAGGCGCGTATGTGGCGACGCCGGGCGAACGGCGCGTGGTGCCGGGCTTCGCGGTCGAGGCCGTCGATGCGACGGGCGCCGGCGATTGCTTCGGCGGTGCGTTCGTCGCGCGGATCGTCGCGGGCGACGATCCGTTCGCCGCCGCGCGTTATGCGAACGCAGCGGCGGCGCTGTCGACCACCGGCTACGGCGCGGTCGCGCCGATTCCGCATCGCGACGCGGTCGAACGCTTGCTGCGGGGCTGA
- the rimO gene encoding 30S ribosomal protein S12 methylthiotransferase RimO, whose translation MSQSPKVGFVSLGCPKALVDSEQIITQLRAEGYEISGTYDGADLVVVNTCGFIDEAVQESLDAIGEALTENGKVIVTGCLGAKSSASGSNLIEEVHPKVLAVTGPHAVGEVMQAVHSHLPKPHDPFVDLVPAAGIKLTPRHYAYLKISEGCNHRCTFCIIPSMRGDLVSRPVAEVMLEAENLFKSGVKELLVISQDTSAYGVDVKYRTGFWNGKPIKTRMTDLVAALGELAAQYGAWVRLHYVYPYPSVDEVIPLMAEGPFKGHVLPYLDVPFQHAHPDVLKRMKRPANAEKVLERVQKWREICPDLTIRSTFIAGFPGETEAQFETLLDFIREAELDRVGCFAYSPVEGATANELDGALPDDVREERRARFMEVAEEVSARRMQRKVGKTLKVLIDEVGNEGGIGRTAADAPEIDGVVYVEPAAKASKRYKVGDFVSVKITGADGHDLWGEV comes from the coding sequence ATGTCCCAGTCCCCCAAAGTAGGCTTCGTGTCGCTCGGTTGTCCGAAAGCCCTCGTCGACTCCGAGCAAATCATCACGCAGCTGCGCGCCGAAGGTTATGAAATCTCCGGCACCTACGACGGCGCCGATCTCGTCGTCGTCAACACCTGCGGTTTCATCGACGAAGCCGTGCAGGAAAGCCTCGACGCGATCGGCGAGGCGCTGACCGAGAACGGCAAGGTGATCGTCACCGGCTGCCTCGGCGCGAAGTCGAGCGCGAGCGGCTCCAACCTGATCGAGGAAGTCCATCCGAAGGTGCTCGCCGTCACCGGCCCGCACGCGGTCGGCGAAGTGATGCAGGCCGTGCATTCGCATCTGCCGAAGCCGCACGACCCGTTCGTCGATCTCGTGCCGGCCGCCGGCATCAAGCTCACGCCGCGCCACTACGCGTATCTGAAGATCTCGGAAGGCTGCAACCACCGCTGCACGTTCTGCATCATCCCGTCGATGCGCGGCGATCTCGTGTCGCGTCCGGTCGCCGAAGTGATGCTCGAAGCCGAGAACCTGTTCAAGTCCGGCGTGAAGGAGCTGCTCGTGATCTCGCAGGACACGAGCGCATACGGCGTCGACGTGAAGTACCGCACGGGCTTCTGGAACGGCAAGCCGATCAAGACCCGCATGACCGACCTCGTCGCCGCGCTCGGCGAACTCGCCGCCCAGTACGGCGCGTGGGTGCGCCTGCACTACGTGTATCCGTATCCGAGCGTCGACGAAGTGATTCCGCTGATGGCCGAAGGCCCGTTCAAGGGCCACGTGCTGCCGTATCTCGACGTGCCGTTCCAGCATGCGCATCCGGACGTGCTCAAGCGCATGAAGCGCCCGGCCAACGCCGAGAAGGTGCTCGAGCGCGTGCAGAAGTGGCGCGAGATCTGTCCGGACCTGACGATCCGCAGCACGTTCATCGCCGGCTTCCCCGGCGAGACGGAAGCGCAGTTCGAAACGCTGCTCGACTTCATCCGTGAAGCGGAGCTTGACCGCGTCGGCTGCTTCGCGTATTCGCCGGTCGAAGGCGCGACCGCCAACGAACTCGACGGCGCGCTGCCGGACGACGTGCGCGAGGAGCGCCGCGCGCGCTTCATGGAAGTGGCCGAGGAAGTGTCGGCGCGGCGCATGCAGCGCAAGGTCGGCAAGACGCTGAAGGTGCTGATCGACGAAGTCGGCAACGAGGGCGGCATCGGCCGCACGGCGGCGGATGCGCCGGAGATCGACGGCGTCGTCTACGTCGAGCCGGCGGCGAAGGCATCGAAGCGCTACAAGGTCGGCGATTTCGTGTCGGTGAAGATCACCGGCGCGGACGGCCACGACCTGTGGGGCGAGGTCTAG
- the phaR gene encoding polyhydroxyalkanoate synthesis repressor PhaR has translation MTTTKKTAERLIKKYPNRRLYDTETSTYITLTDVKQLVLEQEDFKVVDAKSNEDLTRSILLQIILEEESGGVPMFSSSMLSQIIRFYGHAMQGMMGTYLEKNIQAFIDIQHKLADQSKNLYEGNAMNPEVWSQFMNMQAPMMQGMMTSYIEQSKNMFVQMQEQMQNQAKSMFSTFPFKQPGAPEPEKK, from the coding sequence ATGACTACTACAAAGAAGACGGCCGAGCGGCTCATCAAGAAGTACCCGAACCGCCGGCTCTACGATACCGAGACGAGCACGTACATCACGCTGACCGACGTCAAGCAGCTCGTGCTGGAACAGGAGGACTTCAAGGTCGTCGATGCGAAATCCAACGAAGACCTGACGCGCAGCATCCTGCTGCAGATCATCCTCGAAGAGGAGAGCGGCGGCGTGCCGATGTTCTCGTCGTCGATGCTGTCGCAGATCATCCGTTTCTACGGTCACGCGATGCAGGGGATGATGGGCACCTACCTGGAAAAGAACATCCAGGCCTTCATCGACATCCAGCACAAGCTCGCGGATCAATCGAAGAACCTCTACGAAGGCAACGCGATGAATCCGGAGGTCTGGTCGCAGTTCATGAACATGCAGGCGCCGATGATGCAGGGGATGATGACGAGCTACATCGAGCAGTCGAAGAACATGTTCGTGCAGATGCAGGAGCAGATGCAGAACCAGGCAAAGTCGATGTTCAGCACGTTCCCGTTCAAGCAGCCGGGCGCGCCGGAGCCGGAAAAGAAGTAA
- a CDS encoding 3-ketoacyl-ACP reductase, giving the protein MSQRIAYVTGGMGGIGTSICQRLSKDGFKVVAGCGPNSPRRVKWLEEQKALGYDFIASEGNVGDWDSTKAAFDKVKAEVGEVDVLVNNAGITRDVVFRKMTHEDWTAVIDTNLTSLFNVTKQVIDGMVERGWGRIVNISSVNGQKGQFGQTNYSTAKAGIHGFTMALAQEVATKGVTVNTVSPGYIGTDMVKAIRPDVLEKIVATIPVRRLGAPEEIGSIVAWLASNDSGFATGADFSLNGGLHMG; this is encoded by the coding sequence ATGTCTCAGCGAATTGCGTACGTAACAGGCGGCATGGGCGGCATCGGCACCAGTATTTGCCAGCGTCTGTCGAAAGACGGCTTCAAGGTGGTGGCGGGTTGCGGCCCGAACTCGCCGCGCCGGGTGAAATGGCTCGAGGAACAGAAGGCACTCGGCTACGATTTCATCGCGTCTGAAGGTAACGTCGGCGACTGGGACTCGACCAAGGCAGCGTTCGACAAGGTCAAGGCCGAAGTCGGCGAGGTCGACGTGCTGGTCAACAACGCGGGCATCACGCGCGACGTCGTGTTCCGCAAGATGACGCACGAAGACTGGACGGCCGTGATCGACACCAATCTGACGAGCCTGTTCAACGTGACGAAACAGGTGATCGACGGGATGGTCGAGCGCGGCTGGGGCCGCATCGTCAACATTTCGTCGGTGAACGGCCAGAAGGGGCAATTCGGCCAGACCAACTATTCGACCGCGAAGGCCGGCATTCACGGCTTCACGATGGCGCTCGCACAGGAAGTTGCAACGAAGGGCGTGACGGTCAACACCGTGTCGCCCGGCTACATCGGCACCGACATGGTCAAGGCGATCCGTCCGGACGTACTGGAGAAGATCGTCGCGACGATTCCGGTGCGCCGTCTCGGCGCGCCGGAGGAAATCGGCTCGATCGTCGCGTGGCTCGCGTCGAACGACTCCGGTTTCGCGACCGGCGCCGACTTCTCGCTGAACGGCGGCCTGCACATGGGCTGA